A window of the Flavobacterium sangjuense genome harbors these coding sequences:
- a CDS encoding T9SS type A sorting domain-containing protein translates to MKKNIYTLVAFLTITLCSAQSTVLQAEYFWDTDPGYGLGTPVLATDGNFNSAFEQLSKTGIVLPPVGLHVFNIRIRDNVNGWGPVFRNVISVQTTLGTSDFDLQHVVLYPNPVKEVLTIAGSTKINAVSMYNFLGQEVLAKNLNYNEGTIDVSNLSPGTYLVKVTADDVVKTLKVIKE, encoded by the coding sequence ATGAAAAAAAATATATATACACTAGTAGCTTTTTTAACGATAACGCTTTGTTCTGCTCAGTCAACTGTACTACAAGCAGAATATTTTTGGGATACCGATCCCGGATATGGATTGGGGACTCCGGTTTTAGCAACCGACGGAAATTTCAACAGTGCCTTTGAACAACTCTCAAAAACAGGAATTGTATTACCACCTGTAGGGCTGCATGTCTTTAATATACGCATAAGAGACAACGTAAATGGATGGGGACCTGTTTTCAGAAATGTAATAAGTGTTCAAACGACTTTAGGAACATCCGATTTCGATTTGCAGCATGTTGTACTATATCCAAATCCGGTAAAAGAGGTTCTAACTATTGCCGGAAGTACAAAAATCAACGCAGTCTCGATGTATAACTTCTTAGGTCAGGAAGTACTTGCAAAAAACCTAAATTATAATGAAGGTACTATCGATGTTTCCAACTTATCACCAGGAACCTATTTGGTTAAAGTTACTGCTGACGATGTGGTTAAAACTTTAAAAGTGATTAAAGAATAA
- a CDS encoding TCR/Tet family MFS transporter yields the protein MKKSQKPAAIGFIFITMLIDITGWGIIIPVIPKLIAELINGDISEAAKYGGWLTFAYAITQFVCAPLIGNLSDKFGRRPIILISLFAFALDYLLLAFSPTITWLFIGRIIAGLTGASITTASAYIADVSTPENRAKNFGMIGAAFGLGFIIGPVIGGLLGQFGSRVPFYAAAILCMLNFLYGYFILPESLSKKNRREFEWKRANPITALTRLKKYPSLIGLILAIFLLYVGSHAVHSNWSFFTMYRFNWDEKMVGISLGVVGLLVGLVQGGLIRWTSPRLGNQKSIYIGLGLYTAGMLLFAFATQSWMMFVFLIPYCLGGIAGPALQSEISGHIPANEQGEIQGTLASLMSASAIIGPPMMTNTFYFFTHKEAPFQLPGAPFLLGGFLMLLSTVIAFYSMKKHFTSGTGNDYNNQ from the coding sequence ATGAAAAAAAGCCAAAAGCCGGCGGCCATCGGATTTATCTTTATCACAATGCTTATCGATATTACAGGCTGGGGAATTATTATTCCGGTAATCCCAAAGCTGATAGCAGAACTCATTAACGGTGATATTAGCGAAGCTGCAAAATATGGTGGTTGGCTGACTTTTGCCTATGCGATTACACAGTTTGTTTGCGCACCATTAATTGGAAACCTGAGCGATAAGTTTGGACGACGACCAATTATCTTAATTTCGCTTTTTGCCTTTGCGTTGGATTATCTTCTGCTTGCTTTTTCACCAACAATTACCTGGCTGTTTATTGGAAGAATTATTGCAGGTTTAACAGGCGCCAGTATTACAACGGCTTCAGCCTATATTGCCGATGTAAGCACACCAGAAAACAGAGCGAAGAACTTCGGAATGATTGGTGCAGCGTTTGGATTGGGCTTTATAATTGGGCCGGTTATTGGAGGTTTGTTAGGACAGTTTGGTTCGAGAGTTCCGTTTTATGCCGCTGCGATTTTGTGTATGCTGAATTTCCTTTATGGCTATTTTATTTTACCAGAGTCTTTATCGAAAAAGAACAGAAGAGAATTTGAATGGAAACGCGCCAATCCAATTACGGCTTTGACAAGATTAAAAAAATATCCGTCATTAATTGGTTTGATATTAGCCATTTTTCTTTTGTATGTTGGTTCACACGCGGTTCACAGTAACTGGAGTTTCTTTACAATGTACCGTTTCAATTGGGATGAAAAAATGGTTGGAATTTCACTTGGAGTAGTCGGACTTTTAGTTGGCCTCGTGCAAGGTGGATTAATTCGTTGGACAAGCCCGAGATTGGGAAACCAAAAAAGTATTTATATTGGTTTAGGCTTATATACAGCCGGAATGTTACTTTTTGCTTTTGCGACACAAAGCTGGATGATGTTTGTGTTTTTGATTCCGTATTGTCTTGGTGGAATTGCGGGACCAGCTTTGCAATCAGAAATATCAGGTCATATACCAGCGAATGAACAAGGCGAAATTCAGGGAACCTTAGCAAGTTTGATGAGTGCTTCAGCTATTATTGGACCACCAATGATGACTAATACGTTCTACTTTTTTACACATAAAGAAGCACCTTTTCAATTACCCGGAGCACCATTTCTTTTAGGAGGATTTTTGATGTTATTGAGTACGGTTATCGCTTTTTATTCGATGAAGAAACATTTTACTTCAGGTACAGGCAATGATTATAATAATCAATAA
- a CDS encoding retropepsin-like aspartic protease — protein MKHLQDLLKKEKYKKINFKVSKTQHLLVKATINKISGNFILDTGASNSCVGFESIDRFNLKAGKSKTKASGAGATGMFTQLAKNNSLQIGRWKTAELHLVIFDLSHVNEALQQYKAKPVHGIIGADILLEGKAIIDYYNHCLYLK, from the coding sequence ATGAAACATCTTCAGGACTTACTTAAAAAAGAAAAATACAAGAAAATAAATTTTAAAGTTTCAAAAACCCAGCATTTGTTGGTTAAAGCTACTATTAATAAAATTTCTGGAAATTTTATTTTAGATACCGGAGCCAGCAATAGTTGTGTTGGTTTTGAAAGTATTGACCGTTTTAATCTCAAAGCAGGAAAATCAAAAACCAAAGCTTCGGGCGCGGGCGCAACCGGAATGTTTACACAATTGGCAAAAAACAATTCGCTCCAAATTGGTCGTTGGAAAACTGCCGAGTTACATTTAGTTATTTTTGATTTGTCACATGTCAATGAGGCGCTGCAACAATACAAGGCCAAACCGGTTCATGGCATTATTGGTGCGGATATTTTATTGGAAGGGAAAGCGATTATTGATTATTATAATCATTGCCTGTACCTGAAGTAA
- a CDS encoding TatD family hydrolase, with amino-acid sequence MILTDTHTHLYSEEFQNDRTEMIQRAIDAGVSRFFVPSIDSGYTQKMYDLENQFPQNIFLMMGLHPCYVKPETYKEELAHVETQLAKRKFYAIGEIGVDMYWDKTTLKIQQEAFKHQIRLAKKYKLAINIHCREAFDEVFEVLDSEKATDLFGIFHCFAGDFGQAKRAINLNMKLGIGGVATFKNGKIDQFLNDIDLKHIVLETDSPYLAPVPFRGKRNESSYTKLVAEKLASIYELPIEEIARITTENSKQVFGI; translated from the coding sequence ATGATTTTAACCGATACACATACACATCTTTATTCTGAAGAATTTCAAAACGACAGAACCGAAATGATTCAACGTGCCATTGATGCCGGAGTTTCCCGCTTTTTTGTTCCGTCGATTGATTCCGGTTATACCCAAAAAATGTATGATTTAGAGAACCAATTTCCTCAAAATATTTTTCTGATGATGGGTTTGCATCCTTGCTATGTAAAGCCTGAAACCTATAAAGAAGAATTAGCTCACGTAGAAACCCAATTGGCAAAAAGAAAGTTTTATGCGATTGGCGAAATCGGAGTTGATATGTATTGGGACAAAACCACTTTGAAAATTCAACAGGAAGCTTTTAAACATCAAATTAGACTAGCCAAAAAATATAAATTAGCTATAAACATCCATTGTCGTGAGGCTTTTGATGAGGTTTTTGAAGTTTTAGACAGCGAAAAAGCGACCGATTTATTTGGAATTTTCCATTGCTTTGCCGGCGATTTCGGTCAGGCCAAAAGAGCAATCAATTTGAATATGAAATTGGGAATAGGTGGAGTCGCCACGTTTAAAAACGGAAAGATTGATCAATTTTTAAACGATATCGATTTGAAACACATCGTTCTCGAAACCGATTCACCTTATTTAGCGCCGGTTCCATTTCGCGGCAAACGAAACGAAAGCAGTTATACCAAATTGGTAGCCGAAAAATTAGCATCCATATATGAATTGCCAATAGAAGAAATTGCCCGGATTACAACCGAAAATTCTAAACAAGTTTTTGGGATTTAA
- a CDS encoding 1-acyl-sn-glycerol-3-phosphate acyltransferase, translating into MQRFDPIRPFYDTEVNEAIHSAVNHPMMKALMSFTFPDVEEEVWKNQLKKTHSIRDFQCNFIYQSIQKVLEKSSEGLTTSGFEKLEPNTSYLFISNHRDIILDTSLLNVALFDHGLVMTASAIGDNLVKKSFIKTLSKLNRNFLVQRGLPPRELLESSKLMSEYIGQLLLRENRSVWIAQREGRTKDGNDATHSGVLKMLAMGSDEANLIDYFKKIKIVPVSISYEYDPTDALKMPQLIAEANDEIYIKEKNEDFITLLSGIIGQKKHIHIHVGDILDTELDKIAQEFDNNNKQVQALAQTIDDSILQSYKLWPTNYIAYDLLNKSNTYSNFYTENEKSLFERRLEMRIDENNPQMVESFLAMYANPVVNKSKYLNAN; encoded by the coding sequence ATGCAAAGATTTGATCCGATTCGACCGTTTTATGATACCGAAGTCAATGAAGCCATTCACTCGGCTGTAAATCATCCGATGATGAAGGCGTTGATGAGCTTTACTTTCCCTGATGTGGAAGAAGAAGTTTGGAAAAATCAACTCAAAAAAACACATTCGATACGCGATTTCCAATGCAATTTTATCTATCAGTCCATTCAAAAAGTATTAGAAAAAAGCTCGGAAGGATTAACAACTTCTGGTTTTGAAAAATTAGAACCTAATACGTCTTATCTTTTTATTTCAAATCACAGAGATATTATTTTAGATACTTCATTGCTGAATGTTGCGCTATTTGATCACGGATTAGTGATGACAGCCTCAGCTATTGGTGATAATTTGGTTAAAAAATCATTTATAAAAACGCTGTCAAAACTCAACAGAAACTTTTTAGTACAACGTGGTTTGCCACCAAGAGAATTGCTGGAAAGTTCAAAATTAATGTCGGAATATATTGGACAATTATTGCTCCGTGAAAATCGTTCGGTTTGGATTGCACAACGCGAAGGACGAACAAAAGATGGTAACGATGCAACACATTCGGGCGTTTTAAAAATGTTGGCAATGGGTTCAGATGAAGCTAATTTAATCGACTATTTTAAGAAGATAAAAATTGTTCCGGTTTCGATTTCGTATGAATATGATCCAACTGATGCTTTGAAAATGCCGCAGCTCATTGCTGAAGCCAATGACGAGATTTACATCAAAGAAAAAAATGAAGATTTCATTACGCTCTTAAGCGGAATCATTGGTCAAAAGAAGCACATCCACATTCATGTTGGTGATATTTTGGATACCGAATTAGATAAAATTGCACAAGAATTTGACAATAATAACAAACAGGTTCAGGCTTTGGCACAAACTATTGACGACTCTATTTTGCAGAGTTACAAATTGTGGCCAACCAATTATATCGCTTACGATTTACTGAACAAATCCAATACCTATAGCAACTTCTACACAGAAAACGAAAAGTCATTGTTTGAAAGACGTTTGGAAATGCGAATAGACGAAAACAATCCGCAAATGGTAGAAAGCTTTTTAGCCATGTATGCCAATCCTGTAGTGAATAAATCAAAATATTTGAATGCAAACTAA
- a CDS encoding asparaginase — translation MQTKPNILLIYTGGTIGMIKDFETGVLKAFNFKKLLQKIPELKHLDCNIETISFKKPIDSSNINPEKWIEIAEIIESNYANFDGFVVLHGSDTMSYSASALSFMLENLSKPVVFTGSQLPIGDLRTDAKENLITAIQIASLQQKGKSVIHEVCLYFEYKLYRGNRTTKINAEHFKAFASPNFQELAESGVHLNVNYNLVLPKQSAKKLVVHKKLDGNVVIVKMFPGINESVLSALFSIPNLKGIILETYGSGNAPTEEWFIQTLKKAIKNGLHIINVTQCSGGSVNMGQYETSSQLKKIGVISGKDITTEAAITKLMYLLGQNVAPAVFKTIFETSLRGEMQ, via the coding sequence ATGCAAACTAAACCCAACATACTTTTAATTTATACTGGTGGAACTATTGGTATGATAAAAGATTTTGAAACTGGTGTTTTGAAAGCATTCAACTTTAAAAAGCTATTGCAGAAAATTCCGGAACTCAAACATTTGGATTGCAATATTGAAACGATTTCCTTTAAAAAACCGATCGATTCTTCGAATATAAATCCTGAAAAGTGGATTGAAATTGCAGAAATCATAGAAAGCAATTACGCCAACTTTGACGGATTTGTAGTGCTTCATGGTTCCGATACGATGTCGTATTCGGCTTCGGCATTGAGTTTTATGTTGGAAAATTTAAGCAAACCGGTTGTATTTACGGGCTCGCAATTGCCAATTGGGGATTTAAGAACTGACGCCAAAGAAAACCTGATTACGGCGATACAAATTGCATCGTTGCAACAAAAAGGGAAATCAGTAATACATGAGGTCTGCTTGTATTTTGAATACAAATTATACCGCGGAAACCGAACCACCAAAATAAATGCGGAACATTTTAAAGCGTTTGCTTCGCCCAATTTTCAAGAGTTGGCAGAATCAGGCGTTCATTTGAATGTTAATTATAATTTGGTTTTGCCAAAACAATCTGCCAAAAAATTAGTAGTTCATAAAAAGTTAGATGGCAATGTGGTGATTGTAAAAATGTTCCCGGGCATTAATGAATCTGTTTTGTCTGCACTATTTTCCATCCCAAATTTAAAAGGAATAATACTTGAAACCTATGGCTCGGGCAATGCGCCAACAGAAGAATGGTTTATACAAACCTTGAAAAAAGCCATTAAGAACGGATTGCACATCATCAATGTTACCCAATGTTCCGGTGGGAGTGTCAATATGGGACAATATGAAACCAGTTCACAGTTGAAGAAAATAGGCGTAATTTCCGGAAAAGACATTACTACAGAAGCTGCCATTACAAAACTGATGTATTTGTTGGGACAAAATGTAGCGCCGGCTGTTTTTAAAACTATTTTTGAAACGTCTCTTCGTGGCGAAATGCAGTAA
- a CDS encoding porin family protein: protein MRIKLFILTFFISLGISAQEKEIKDEIDFDAIDSLYREDQFYLNITYNALQKRPDGIAQNKLSPGIAFGFLRDMPINKKRTVSIAAGLGYTLAIYNQNLGITETNGIYAYQVLDSEVSFSKNKLSFHYVDLPIEFRWRNSTPESHIFWRVHTGVKLSYLFYDQYKSVSSNGTVAISNNKDLNQFQYGVYLAFGWNTWNFSAYYGLNPLFKSSAKIDNQPIDMNTINFGLMFYIL, encoded by the coding sequence ATGCGAATCAAACTTTTCATCTTAACATTCTTTATTTCACTTGGCATTTCAGCCCAAGAAAAAGAAATTAAAGATGAAATCGATTTTGATGCCATCGATTCGTTATACCGGGAAGACCAATTTTATTTAAACATTACCTATAACGCTTTACAGAAGCGTCCTGATGGAATTGCCCAAAACAAACTTTCACCCGGAATTGCGTTTGGTTTTTTGAGAGATATGCCAATTAATAAAAAACGAACCGTTTCTATAGCGGCTGGTTTGGGTTATACATTGGCGATTTACAATCAGAATTTAGGAATTACAGAAACAAACGGGATTTACGCCTATCAGGTTTTGGATTCGGAGGTTTCATTTTCCAAAAACAAATTGTCTTTTCATTATGTTGATTTGCCAATAGAATTCAGGTGGAGAAACTCAACTCCTGAAAGTCATATATTTTGGCGCGTTCATACCGGAGTAAAATTGAGTTATCTTTTTTATGACCAATACAAATCGGTTTCATCAAATGGGACAGTTGCCATTTCTAACAATAAGGATTTGAATCAATTTCAATATGGAGTTTATCTGGCTTTTGGATGGAATACATGGAATTTCTCAGCCTATTATGGGTTGAATCCATTGTTTAAATCTTCAGCTAAAATTGACAATCAACCCATTGATATGAATACAATCAATTTCGGTCTGATGTTCTATATTCTATAA